The stretch of DNA ATCGTCAATGTCACACTCAACTTTTTCCCTATCGCATCTGGTGTATTTGAGCCCACGATCTGCCCCGGCGAAAGTATCACCTTCAATGGCACGATGTACGACGAGACCAATAACTCCGGTACCGAGGTATTGGCAGGTCAGGCGGCGAATGGCTGTGATAGCATCGTCAATGTCGAACTCAGCTTTTTCCCCATTGCCTTAGGGCTATTTGAGCCAAGAATCTGCTCCGGCGAAAGTATAACTTTCAATGGCACGGTGTACGACGAGACCAATAACTCAGGTATCGAAGTATTGGCAGGCCAGGCGGCGAATGGTTGTGATAGTATCGTTGATGTAGAGCTTAATTTTTTTCCGGTCGTAATGGGCTTTTTTGAACCAACGATTTGCCAGGGATCGAGTATTACTTTCAATGGTACGGTGTATGATGAGGTCAATAATTCGGGAATCGAAGTATTGGCTGGCCAGGCGGCGAATGGCTGTGATAGCATGGTAACGGTCACCCTTTCCTTTTTTACGCCTGTTTTTTCGCTATTGGAACAAACCCTTTGCGCCGGCGCAACCTTGACGGTCAATGGAACCCTTTATGACGAATCAAATCCCAGCGGTACGGAGGTACTTTCTGGTGCTTCCGCTAATGGTTGTGATAGTGTGGTTATGGTTAATTTATCCTTTATTAATACGGTGGAGGTAGCGATCAATCAAACCCTTTGCCCGGGAGAATCACTTGTTATTAATGGACAGGTATATGACCAAAACAACCCTATAGGAACAGAGACGGTCGTAGGTGGAGCTGGCGTATGTGATAGCGTATTTCAAATTAACCTAAACTTTTTTCCTGTGGCTAGTGCCAACTTAGCCATTACCATCTGCCCGGAAAGTGAGGTATTAATAAATGGTACAATTTACAATGCAGGTAATCCGTCAGGGGTAGAGATACTTTCTGGGGCAAGTGCCAATGGCTGCGACTCTATTATTAATGTCCAATTAACCTTTGAAGGACTTAGTGCCAACTTGAAAGCATTTCCACCTTCTTGTTTTGGAGAAAATGACGGAGAAATCAGCATTGAGTCGATTTTGGGAGGTGCGCCTCCTTACGCAGTAGCTTTAAATGGCGGCCCCTATATGGCTATTTCCAACCTACCCATCAGTTTACCTTCCTTGCCCTCTGGGGCATATACCGTCAGTATTAAGGACGTCAATGATTGTATGTTGGAGCAATCCTTAAGTATTCCAACGCCTGATGAGATTAGTGTCGTTTTGGGAGAGGACCTTTTCATTCGGCTAGGAGATAGTGTCCAATTAGAGGCTATTGCGAGTGAACCCGGACTTACGGTGAGCTGGAGCCCACAGATCGACCTCAGTTGTACCGACTGTCTTAATCCAATTGCCAAGCCACTATTTACCAGCCTGTATACCGTAACGGTTTCCAGTGGAAATACCTGCTTGGCTACCGATGATATCCGGATTGTTGTTGATCCCAAACCTCCCGTTTTTATGGCGACTGTCTTTAGCCCCAATGATGATGGTGTTAATGACTTCTTTTTGGTTCAAACCGATGGGATTATTCAGGAGGTAAAATACTTTGCAGTCTTCGATCGTTGGGGTGCGCAGCAATTTGAGCGAAGAAATTTTTCGCCCAATGATGAAAACAATGGCTGGGATGGCACTTTCCGAGGAAAAGAAGCGCCAGTGGGTGTGTATGTCTATTTCCTAGAAATTGAACGCCCTGACGGCCAGTTGTTTCGACTAAATGGCGATGTGATGTTGATGAGGTAAGGCAATAGTCAATGGCAATATCAAATATCAATACCAATATCAATATCAATGGCAATATCAAATATCAATTTCAATACCAATATCAATATCAATTTCAATATCAATTTCAATTTTTCAATTCAATTTCAGTGGCGGCTATGTCGCTGTTATGGCGTTATGGTAGCTCGCTCCTGACAGTGCTTGTATGCGTTCATTGGCGGCGAACGCCTGCTCGCCGCCAATCATTCTAATCAATTCTACCTCGCCAGGTACATATACCGCTGACTATCCAACTCCCTAAAGAAAGGATCAGACAAATCTTTGATAAAGCGGATGGCCTCGCCCGTTGATTTCATTTCAGGGCCCAGGTTTTTATCCACATTTGGGAATTTATCGAAAGAGAAAACTGGCACCTTGATGGCAAAGCCGCTAGGCTGTGGTTTGATATCGAAATCGCTAAGCTTATGGGTACCCATCATGACCATCGTGGCAATTTTGAGATAGGGAACTTTATACGCTTTGGCGATGAAAGGTGTTGTGCGTGAAGCCCTCGGATTAGCTTCAATAACATAAACCTTGTCGTCCTTTATGGCAAATTGGATATTGATCAGCCCTCGGATATCAAGTGCCTTGGCTAGTTTTTCCGTATATTCCACCATGTGTGCTACGGCATCGACACTAAGGCTATAGGTCGGCAGTACGGCGGCACTATCGCCAGAGTGGATACCGGCCGGTTCGATATGCTCCATGATACCCATGATATGGACTTGTTCGCCATCACAGATCGCATCTATTTCCGCCTCCTTGGCTCGTTCCAGGAATTGATCAATCAAGACTTTGTTGTCGGGCAAATGTTTAAAAATACTCAATACATGCCGTTCCAGTTCTTCATCGTTAATAACGATCCGCATCCTTTGTCCACCCAACACATAAGACGGGCGCACCAATACTGGATAAGATACCGCTGCTGCAATCTTAATCGCTTCATCCGTATCATTGGCAACCCCATAGCGTGGGTAGGGAATTTCCAACTCCTTAAGCAAGTCAGAAAAAGCACCCCTGTCTTCGGCCAGATCCATGTTTTCAAAGCTGGTACCTATGATTTTAATACCGTTTTGATGGAATTTCTCGGCCAGTTTTAGCGCCGTTTGACCACCCAATTGAACGATGACACCTTCTGGCTTTTCCAGTTCAATGATTTCTTCTATATGTTCCCAGAATACAGGTTCAAAATAAAGTTTATCCGCAATGTCAAAATCGGTAGATACCGTTTCGGGGTTACAATTAATCATAATAGACTCGTATCCAGCCTCTTTGATGGCTAGTAGCCCATGCACACAGCAATAATCAAACTCAATCCCCTGGCCAATCCGATTCGGACCAGATCCCAGCACAATGATTTTTTTCTTATCGCTTGGAATGCTTTCATTTTCTTTATCGAAGGTAGAATAAAAATAAGGTGTATCGGCAGGAAATTCGGCGGCGCAAGTATCTACCATTTTATAGGTACGGCGAATTCCCAGCTTTTTGCGTTGCTGGGTGACCTCTTTTTCTTCAATCCGCAATAGCCAGGCAATCTGCGCATCAGAATATCCCATCTCTTTTATTTCTCGAAAGAAATCCTCGTGAATATCTTCAGCTACATTGTAGCGCAGGAGTTTTTGCTCCACTTTTACCAGGCGTTTGAGTTGCTTAATAAACCAGGGGTCGATTCTGGTTAGTTTCTGAACGGTCTTTTCGGGAACCCCCAAACGAAGGGCATCTTTCAATCGGAAAAGCCGGTCATCACTTACTTTTTCTAATCGCTCCAATACATCCGTGGTGCGAATCCACTCCTTTTTATCTGCCCCCAAGCCCATACGGCCAATTTCCAGCGATTGACAAGCTTTTTGTAGGGCCTCCAGAAAGGAACGCCCAATGCCCATGACCTCGCCCACAGATTTCATTTGCAAACCTAGCTGATGATCCGCACCCGGGAATTTGGCAAAATCCCAACGTGGCATCTTGACAATGACGTAGTCAAGCGCAGGCTCAAAATAAGCTGAGGTGGTTTTGGTAATCTGGTTTTTTAATTCGTCCAAATTATAACCAATGGCTAGCTTTGCTGCTATCTTAGCAATGGGATACCCCGTTGCTTTACTGGCCAACGCAGAGGATCGCGACACCCTGGGGTTGATTTCTATAACAATCAGTTTTTCTGTCTCCGGATCCTGGGCAAATTGAATGTTACAGCCGCCTGCAAAATTGCCTAAAGACCGCATCGCCAGCATGGCCTCATCCCGCATCTGCTGGTAAGCCGTATCCGAAAGGGTCATAGATGGCGCAACAGTGATGCTGTCACCTGTATGGATACCCATAGGATCAAGGTTTTCGACCGTACAGATGATGACCACATTGTCATTGGCGTCTCGCAACAATTCCAGCTCGAACTCCTTCCATCCCAGCACCGCCTTTTCCACCAGCACCTCATGGGTAGGGGATAGGCTTAGGCCCCTTCGTAGGGCAGCGTCAAACTCGTCCTTGCTGTGAACAAAACTTCCACCCGTACCACCCAGGGTGTAAGAAGGTCGGATCACTAATGGATAACCAATCTTTTGAGCGGCGTCTTTACCTTCCAAAAAGGAATTAGCAATATAGGAAGGGGCAACTGCTAATCCAATTTTGACCATATGCTCGCGAAAAGCTTCTCTGTTTTCTGTCAATTCTATGGCGTCCAGATCAACACCAATCATCCTGGTGTTGTATTTTTCCCATATTCCACGTTTGCCAACTTCAATGGCTAGGTTGAGTGCAGTTTGCCCTCCCATGGTGGGCAAGACAGCATCAATCTGACGTTCTTGAAGTATCTGTTCGATACTTTCAGGGGTCAATGGCAACAGGTAAATATGATCGGCTGTAACCGGATCGGTCATGATGGTAGCGGGGTTGGAATTGATCAAGGTAACCTCAATGCCTTCCTCCCGAAGGGACCGAGAAGCTTGGGTACCTGAATAATCAAACTCACAGGCCTGACCAATAATGATCGGGCCGCTACCAATGATAAGAACTGATTTAATGGAAGAATCTTTGGGCATTTTTAATTACAATTTTTACCGGCGAATAAAGAGGTGTTAGGGCTGGTCCAAATTGCGTGCAAAGATAGGAACTATTTGCTCCGATTGTAATGGAAATTGTTTTTTTTATGCAAAAAAGACCGGAGCTAGAGCGGTTAATTTTATATCCGTTTATTTTTTGTTGTTTAACCTTCTCATTATAAGAAGAATAGGTCCTGTGTCGCCGCGCCGCTGGCGTCCTAAGCCGCTGGTTTTCGAGCTCCAGCTCGAGAACCTGTCACTTCTTTGGCTGCCTGTAGCTCCAGCTACATCGCCTCGGCTTCAATGGCAATTTTAATCAAAATCAAAATATCAATCAAAATGAAAATATCTCCTGTGTCGCCGCGCCGCTGCACCAACTTACCACACACACCCGCCACACCCCCGCGACTTTCAACTTACAACCTACAACCCGCTATATCCCATCCACACGACCATAACCCTCCACCCCTCCACTACCTGATCCAATTAGGTTTCGCTGGGGCTTGCCCCAAACCTCCACGTCCCCCCAAATAAAACTCCGCGATCTCCGCTCCTCCGCGTAACTCCGCGTAACTCAACCGCTAGTCAACCCTCCAATAACTCTCAACCCTCCAATAACTCCCCGTCCCAAAAATCCCCCGCCTTTCCCTATTCCCCCACCTCAATATCAATAGCCTTGGTATAATATTCAATAGAAGAAACCAGACTGATTTCGTCATTTTCTTGCTGGTTGTCCTGGCGTTTCACCAGGTATAATTTCCCCGGACCGAGATGGAGTGGGGCAGTTTGCGCGGATTCTAATACGAATTCGATGGTTTTGGCCGGACCGCTCAGTGTAATGGAGTAGGCCTTGTTGTCCTTATCAGAAAAGAAAAATACCAGTTGCTCGTTGGCTTTGATAAGGCCGCCATTAACAACGATTGTCATTCCTTTGGAACGACTGATTGCTCCTTTTAGAAAAAAATCTTCAACTGGGCTCATTTTTAGATGGTAGGCCCTTTGGTTACCCTCATCGTCTTTGAATTGAAACGGAAAATCACCCGTATACACCCCTTCTCTAATGGATTCA from Saprospiraceae bacterium encodes:
- the carB gene encoding carbamoyl-phosphate synthase large subunit, with product MPKDSSIKSVLIIGSGPIIIGQACEFDYSGTQASRSLREEGIEVTLINSNPATIMTDPVTADHIYLLPLTPESIEQILQERQIDAVLPTMGGQTALNLAIEVGKRGIWEKYNTRMIGVDLDAIELTENREAFREHMVKIGLAVAPSYIANSFLEGKDAAQKIGYPLVIRPSYTLGGTGGSFVHSKDEFDAALRRGLSLSPTHEVLVEKAVLGWKEFELELLRDANDNVVIICTVENLDPMGIHTGDSITVAPSMTLSDTAYQQMRDEAMLAMRSLGNFAGGCNIQFAQDPETEKLIVIEINPRVSRSSALASKATGYPIAKIAAKLAIGYNLDELKNQITKTTSAYFEPALDYVIVKMPRWDFAKFPGADHQLGLQMKSVGEVMGIGRSFLEALQKACQSLEIGRMGLGADKKEWIRTTDVLERLEKVSDDRLFRLKDALRLGVPEKTVQKLTRIDPWFIKQLKRLVKVEQKLLRYNVAEDIHEDFFREIKEMGYSDAQIAWLLRIEEKEVTQQRKKLGIRRTYKMVDTCAAEFPADTPYFYSTFDKENESIPSDKKKIIVLGSGPNRIGQGIEFDYCCVHGLLAIKEAGYESIMINCNPETVSTDFDIADKLYFEPVFWEHIEEIIELEKPEGVIVQLGGQTALKLAEKFHQNGIKIIGTSFENMDLAEDRGAFSDLLKELEIPYPRYGVANDTDEAIKIAAAVSYPVLVRPSYVLGGQRMRIVINDEELERHVLSIFKHLPDNKVLIDQFLERAKEAEIDAICDGEQVHIMGIMEHIEPAGIHSGDSAAVLPTYSLSVDAVAHMVEYTEKLAKALDIRGLINIQFAIKDDKVYVIEANPRASRTTPFIAKAYKVPYLKIATMVMMGTHKLSDFDIKPQPSGFAIKVPVFSFDKFPNVDKNLGPEMKSTGEAIRFIKDLSDPFFRELDSQRYMYLAR